Genomic DNA from Lactuca sativa cultivar Salinas chromosome 8, Lsat_Salinas_v11, whole genome shotgun sequence:
tctAGATGCATTAAGCCCGACTAAAATCGACTGGATAGACATGGAttttgggggactcgacgagtcattcatGGTACTCAGTGAGTCAGGTTATGcttccccaaccttttctgtttcTGATCAATCTAGTTGAGTCTAAAAGAGTACTCAACCAGATGGACGTGAATATGGGCTTGAAgatcaaagaactcgacgagttcaaggatgaactcgacaagttcaaggcaatgtccccaCTATATgaagaaaaactcgacgagttcaaggaagaactcggcgagtcaaggactaaACACTTTAACTTGTATGAAGCAGGACTCAACGAGTTAAAGGATGAGTTCGGCGAGTCATGAGCAAAAGGTCCTGATTCTATATGAaggagaactcaacgagttcttgaaagactcgacgagtaggatagaAGTTCTAGTATTTTGTGGGTTATGGAACTCGAAGATTTGGtggaccaacttggcgagttgagtcaaccaagaTATTGATTTTGACTAAAAGTTAACTttgaccaaggtgttgaccttgactttgactttgacctgagttgatCCTTGAAAGGGTtaagatatgcctgacagtatgttgaGCACCCTAGTATGCTCAGTagagtaggtcgggcacccaaatatgcctgacagtatgtgttatgtatggtatgtggtatgatgggggaactcactaagcttcgtgcttacaattttcaattttgttttcaggtaccttttcatcgaaggggaaggagttggcacggtagcaacgcatcacacacatgatttccgcattataagattcttgggattgtactctgacattattactatttttatgatatggttttaaGACATGTGGTTgtggttttatgaaatgatatgacttgatgatgttttcttataaatgtttttcaaaaacgttatatcaaaaatgaaattttttgtctgGAAATTGGAATGTTACAATGCTAAAGCCTAAGATATGACTATATCCCTAAAACACAAATAAGAAAATGTAAATCTCTAAAAATAAGAGTGAAAATTGAAGTAGTAATTAAAAGAAAGAACTCTGTCATTTAGTCTTCATTAAAAGACATAAACAATAAATTGTTTATTGATAACCAAGTTTTGGTGAAGTggggttttatatatatatatatatatatatatatatatatatatatatatatatatatatatatatatatatatatatatatatatatatagagagagagagagagagagagaaatttaaTATCCTCCTATATTTTGTTCATATGTATCTTCCTACCaaattaaatgatgacatgtgtaacatttaatgctcatttattgaaatttaataatattttaggatactaatatGACATATGTTATCATTTAAATGGGTAGGAGGATTGGTAGGAAcaaggaggatatttaatttctcatatatatatatatatatatatatatatatatatacatacatatatgaaTCGTATCCGATAGAAACACAAGAAATAGTACGAATCAGGAGAAAAATAATCTCCTGAATAATAGGCATATATTGTCTAATATTTACGTATGCTGATAACATTACTTTCATTGGTGAATGGTTTGCAGTTAACTCTATAAATATAAATAGACTTCTTAGATGCTTCTTTTGGCGTCTAGAACGCTGCATCGTCACCATTCATGCCCCCTGTGCCCCCTCCCAATGATAATGTTGCTCCGATGGGTGACAATGAAGTTGGAACCCTCGATTGATCTTAATCGGGGGCTCATGGAAAACTCACAGATCAAATCTGACCAGGAACCTAGTGACTGCGTCTCCTCTTCGCTTGAAGCAGAAAAAACAACCATTATTGGTAAGCAATTGGGGTTCGACATAGAGATGGACAATCCTATATTAGCAGAAGTACTGGGTGATGTAGGAGCTAACACAGTACTCCAATGAATTGGATGTCACTTAATATCAGGGGGATGAGGGAAACCCCAAAAATTACGTGGGCCAGGAGATTGAAAATAAAACATCGACTCTTTTTTTTTGGAATTCAAGAAACCCAACTAACGAATGCAGAAGATATCGATGTTGGAGGATGTTAGGACTCCAACAACTTCGGTTACACAGCTGTTAATTCCAATGGAAGATCTGGTGGGATATTAAGCATTTGGGACAAAAACCTTTTCAATGTCACTGAGGTTATCAAAAACAGGTACTTCCTAATCACAATTGGCCAATGGAAGGGCATATAAATAATAACTATTTCTGCAATGTTTATGGGCCTCACTCGAATCCAAAAAAAAGAACACTTTGGGAGAATATAAGCAggttaaaaaatgaaaaacatgGAACTTGGATAATATTTGGAGACTTCAACGTGGTGAGGCACCCCGAGGAACGAATAAACTCACAATTTTGTCAATCCAGTGCCAGAAGCTTCAATCAATTTATTCATGAAGCAGACCTCCATGAAGTCAAGATGGGAGGTCACAGATTTACCTATTTCTGTCGACATGAGTTAAAATTAAGCAAATTAGATCGATTTCTAGTCTGCTCAAACTTCACTGATAAATTCCCCAATACATGCGTCACTGCCCAGCCAAAAGAGTTATCTGATCACTGCCCATTACTGCTTTCCACTAATCTCGCTGATTTTAGGCCCATGTCGTTCTGATTCTTTAATGGTTGGATGCAAAGAGCAGATTTCAATACGGTCGTAGACAATGCTTTGCAATGTTTTAGGGGATATGGTACCCCTGATTTATATCTGGCTGCCAAACTCAAACATCTCAAAGAATGCTTGAAGAAATGGAGACTCACCTCATTctcaaaagaaaaaaatagaGTTAGATCAGATGAAAAAGCTTGTTGACTCGTTGGATATGGTAACTGAATCAAGAACCTTGACGTTAGTAGAGACGAATCAACGCAAGGATGGAAACCAAAAAATTATTGACTTGGAGAAATGGGCAGCCCTTGATCTCAAACAAAAATCATGTATTCGATGGACAGTTGATGGGGAATAGAATACCCGTTTATTTCATGGTCATGTGAATAATAAGAACAGGAAAAATACCATATATGGCCTAACAATCAACGGTGCTTGGTCGACAGATGTGCAGGAAATCATGGGTGAAGCATTTAGATTCTTTGAACAAAAATTCAAGGAACGTTGGCCCGAAAGGCCTAAACTAATCAGTAATCAGTTTATGACCCTTTCTGAAGAGGATAGTGGGAACCTAGAGAAACCTTTCACACTTGAAGAGATCAAGTCAGCCATATGGGCTTGTGGAAATGAAAAAGCCCCAGGCACGGATGGTTTTACTTTCAAGTTCATCAAAAATCAGTGGGAAAGGCTTAAAGATGATATCTTCGCTTTCGTCAAATATTTTGAACACACTGGCAGATTATCAAGAGGATGTAACTCCTCATTCATAACATTGGCGGCTAAGGTCAAAGATCCTTTATCCCTAAGGGACTTTCGTCCTATAAGCCTCATTGGATGTCTTTATAAGATCATTGCCAAGGTGTTATCCTGTAGACTCAAGAAGGTGGTGGGACTCACTGTAGATGAAGTTCAGTCTGCGTATGTAGATGGAAGAAGCATTCTTGATGGTCCTCTGATTGTAAATGAAATCTGCTCTTGGTCAAAGAAGATGAAAAAGAAGATATTactcttcaaggtcaactttgATAAGGCATTTGACTCCGTTAACTGGAGTTTTCTTGACTCAACTATGAAGAAGATGGGGTATGGTATGAAATGGTGTAATTGGATTCGTGGCTGCCTGACTTCATCCAGATCATCAGTTCTTGTAAATGGCTCTCCCAAAAAGGAATTCTCACTTGAGAAAGGGGTAAAGCAGGGAGATCCCCTATCCCCATTTCTGTTTATAATTGCTATGGAGGGTCTCAATATAGCAATGAAAGCTACCTACAACAAAGGGATATTCCAAGGTCTTAAAATCCCAAAGTCAAATAAAACGATCTCACATCTCTTTTACGCAGACGATGCCCTCTTCATAGGGGAATGGACTGAAAACAACATCAAAAACTTGGCACGAATACTTCGTTGTTTCCATATCTCATCGGGACTTAAAGTGAATTTCCATAAATCGAGGGTGTTCGGGGTTAGTTTAGAGCTACGTGAGATATCTCGAATGCCAACCCCACTTGGATGTCAGCCTACATCTCTCCCGTTTACGTACCTTGGAGTTCCGGTAGGCACCAACATGAACCTTCAGAAAAATTGGCAACCCGTAATTGATAGGTTTAACGGGAAGTTAACATCCTGGAAGGCAAAATCACTGTCATTTGGTGGAAGGTTAACTCTAACCAAATCAGTCCTTGGGAGTCTCCCTACTTACTTTTTCTCCCTCTTCATGGCACCAATGGGTGTCATTAATTCACTTTAACGAATGCGTAGGAAATTCTTGTTGGGAGAAACGAGAAACAACAAAAAGATAAATTGGGTGGCATGGGAGAAAATTATTCAAAATAAAGAAGTAGGAGGACTCAGACTTGGCTCTCTCCGGGACTTTAACATAGCTCTTATTGCAAAATGGTGGTGGCGGTTTAGAGAGAATCGAAACACACTATGGAGACAGGTCATCCTAGGAATTCACAAAACAAACTCAAAGGAAGACTCACGCCTAGCCAACCGATCGATTACTGGAGTATGGAAGAATATTGCGTCGATTGATAAAGAACTAGAAAAGGTAGGCGTGCCCATGGAGATTATAATGAAGAAAAAGTTAAACAAGGGTGATAAGACATTATTATGGATAGATATATGGGCAGGAAACGAAACACTAAAGGCAAAGTTCCCGAACCTATATGAATTGGAAAGGAAAAAAAGATGCATTGTGGAGGATAGAGTGAAGATTACTGGATCGGAATGGAATTGGAAAAATAGCCCGAACATCACTGACCTTGCAGCTCTTTACTCTTCCCTGGGACAATTTCAGCCATCAACAGTTGAAGATAAATGGAGTTGTGAATTATCAGGAGATGGCATATATCATGTTGATATAGTCAGTCATATGATTGATTGGCCTACAAATCTGGTACCTCAAGTTAAAGTGGAATGGATGAAAGAAATTCCTATTAAAGTTCTCTGCTTTATATGGAGAGCAAATTTAGGAATGATACCGGCAACCACTGAACTAATCAAGAAAGGCATAACCGTAGAATCAACCCAATGTGGATATTGTAGGGCAATGGATGAAAGCCCAAATCATATCCTGCTCAACTGCAGCTTTGCGAAAACTGTATGGGAATGAGTCTGGAAATGGTGCAACATGCCTCAAGTTCAACTTAACACGGTGGGAGAGCTGATCGAATATGCAGCAAAACAGGGCACATGTAAGAAGAAGAGGAAGGTCATAATCGGCATATGCTACGGTACACTGTGGGAGATTTGGAAGGCTATGAATGAAAGGATATTCAAAAGACTTATCACTAACCCCACACGGGTAGCTGATAATATCCAAATGACGGTATACACTTGGATGAAATATAGGAGCTCGACAATAGTTCATGACTAGGCCACTTGGTGCTCATGTCCTTTAATTTAATTGAATTCCAATCGTTGTGCAATATGATACAAGAATTATGTAAACCTAAATGTACTACTCCCTCTAGCTCCTTGCTAGTCGGggctttttttattttattataatatatttgccggttccaaaaaaaaaaaaaaaagtctcataaaataaattgttttttttttttttggcattttttcaaaacaaatcccctTTGGACAATAATCTTTCTCATCCAGGTGTAAATATTTCCTCCAGTTTATATGAGTTTTCCAACTCATCGGATGAGGAAATTGATCATGTCTTCATAGTCACTTCTCGATGACCATTTTGAAATGGTTTTTTTCTTGGAGGGAGCTATTGCGTTTGtctccaaaaaaaaaaacgtgATAGATCTTCTTCTTATGCTTAAGAGGTGTGTGAAGTTGAGACATGCCTTGGTCTACTTGATGCGATGGCATATTTGGAAAGCCCAAAATTCACTTATTCTCCTTTGAaaatgatgatattcaatttttttttttttttttttttttttttttagcttGGAATGCTTTTGGATTTGTACTATGTAAAGTTTTCTAGCGTCTCGATAGATTTTTATTAATGTATTTCTCCACCGTTGGAAAAAGTAAAACAAGGTTGGGATGACCTACGGAGTATGCTACACCATGGAAAATGTGATGGAATAATTCTTAAATTTCTATAAATTAAATTCTCAGTTTAAGAAGTCCAATTTGGAATTAAATAGAACATAAAACTCAACCTTTTCTTTATGTCTTATTATAGTATTTAACTCTataactttttaaatttttttttatttcatttactttttttttaatgcTGTAGCCAACTCAGTGTGGTTCGTGTTATTGATTTGTACTGGTGTCATTACATGTAACATAAATGATGGGAGGGAATATATGATTCAATGATTGTAATTTGTCCTTAAGATCTATGGCATGTTTAAAGTCCTATTTAAATTTGATTTCAAATTAATAGGGTCCCACTTCCTCCTTTTTCTTATAAAATCTGttttctctttcaaaaaaaaaagggtATGAATTTTCATCAACTGTCCCCTAATGTCTTTTTAGTCATCATTTATCGTAGAACTTTAGTTTTACCAAATTCGTGTTAGTCAATTTGATTAAAATTGATTTGAATCCTTGCTTCCAATATTGTTCATAGAATAATGTACCCCAATATTGGTTAAATTGATTTCCTCGTTTTGGACCCAACCCACGCTTGATTTTGTTTATGAGCAAATAATTCACGATCATTTTTAACGATTTTGTAGTTCATAACACCCCATGAATGGTTTTaacaatatttttggtatttaaaAGGAAGTGTAATAATATGGTTGAAATTCTTTAAATTTGGGAAAGAAAAGCTATCACTTAATATACACTAAGAAAACCATGTGGAATAATGAATGAATCAAAAGACATcaaattatattattacaaggaATTAATAAATTTACacaaaaaatgaagttttttcTTCACCGTACTAGGTATTCCTATTATATTTACATAAGTGACTACTCCATGCTCTATTTTTAGAGGATTTGAAGCCTTCGAACTTTTTGGGCAAATGATGAAACTAACATAATTACTGCAACCCTCTCTTAATATCatattcaatttatttattttcatattcaaaatatgTTCAACAAAGAAAACTTGACAAGAAGACGTATTTTCCCTTTATCCAAGTCAAGTTTAGCCCCCGTGACTAACCAATGTCCGGGATTGTCCCTTGGTCCCTTACATACTTGTGACATATCAACAAACTTTAAAAGTTTTGGTGATGGCACCTCCACTGGTGGTCCATTTGGATAAATACCCGAATCAACCACCACATTTGCAGTTGTTATCTCTTTCTCTGGATTTCCAGTTAATGTGGTACTTAATGCAGACAAAAATCCCGATCTTTGTGATGTACTACTGGTTTGACCTAAAGTCCAAGATGATTGAACAACACATGAGCTCGAAACCCTAGAATACAATAATCGAAGATGCAAAATGCTCTTGGACTCGTGTTTTTTGACATGAAGTTGAGCTCCCGTGACAATAAATGAGGCATCTTTTCTAGGCAATGCCCAATTAGGATCATACTTAATCGGCGCTGTACAAACATGAGAAAACTTCTTCCATTGAATTGGTTCAAAAAAGCGTGGATCAGGAATGTCCTCTGATCCACGCCAGTTTAAAGCTTCACCTATTCTATCTCTGAATAAAATCGGTGTCTCTGATAAGTGTTGGAGATGTATGGCCAACCTAATATATTAAACAACCATACTTATTACAAATGATGCAAATAACAAAGAATAAAATATATATGTTTACAAGTTTATTACCTGTTGCATTTCATACCCTCGAGATATAGCCTCATTCCAGTAACGGGCTTCTTTGATATTGTAACCTGTAAAAGACAGTTTTTGATGTTTAGTCATATTTCAAAAAACTTACTATCAAATAAATTACTTATGGTGTGTATTAAATACCTGGGTAGTGTTAACATAGAGCTTGGGTCCCATCAAGTTGAAATTCAATGCTGGTGTTTTGATGGCCCTGTTTGTAGTTGGGCCTAAAGAGAGATCATTGTGAATTGGAGCCCATAGTTTATGGGCTTGAAAGTCCAAGAAGTATACCAAATCTGCTATAGGAGGTTTGTCTGTATGTGACAAGTCACAACAATAACATGATTATTAGTGAGTAaactttaaattatttatttattttcaatgataaaatattttaaattattttattaagaaaacaaattaaataataataataataatataatacgATTCTAAGTCATGTTTAAGACACTATCATTTAAAAAAATGGATAAAAGGCACTTTAAGTCAATGAACTCGTTCCAACGACCTACCCAAAAATTACACGCTTATTACTAACTATCTAACCAGCTGCCATTTTGACATCTACAACAATTATCAAATAAGAAAATCTAAAGAAATATAACActtttatttgatatataattttacTTATAGATGTAAAATACAAATTCATTATGGTGATTGATTAAAAGGAAAATAAGAATACTTACAACGAAGGTAGAGGTTAATGGCATGTGATAAGAAACCCTTTCCTGGAACACCTGGAAGTAAAGACGTGATCGGAATGAAGTCAAAACTAATGGCATCTGGCATCGAAGGTACAGTCAGCAACCATTCACAATGTGTGGTTGATGTAAGATCACCTCCTCTTTTCGAACACATTACAGTTATCCCCTATATCATATGCACATATATTAGATTAAATATAATTTGTATTTAATAATAAAAGATAGAAAAATGACTTATTATTTTTGGTTATTTAATACGActatattataaaataaaataaaaaattagttgTAAAATAAAGTACACCAATGACGCGGTCCATGGAACCAAGTCAAGAATCCATGTCCACACATGATACTAGCTAGCTAGGTTTGAAATTGCCTAATAATGCTTCATAAAAAATACTAGTTTCCCATTTTGTTCTTCAAGATTGATACTTGCACAACACGGCAAtactttaataataacaaataaatattcaaaagtcTAAATTGTAGGTTAGAATTATAATCTTTTCCTTTTCTTTAATTACTATCATAATTACTATAAGCATCATTATCCTATAAGTCTTTTTTATTCAACAAAGATTAAGAGATGTTTATtccattttatatatttatatatgacatTATATTCAAACCTACATTCTTTGTTGCGGTGGAAGAGAAGCCGTTGAAGAGCATTGGTTCCGGGTCAAATACAGTACTAAACGCTGATGGTGTCTGCAATTACATGTTTAAGACTAGTTAGTAACCATTACAATATATAACCCATAAGAACAAGGAAATGTAACATGTACTCTATATGTTGTATGAAAATTATAACATTAATTAACGTCTCTTAATTAATTTTCAAGTAAATTTGACATATTTATCCGATTCGTGCATCACCATAActataaacaaatatataaatatcgTTTTGTATACAATAATCGGGTTTTCTTTAAACCTTGTTTCTGTTGGTTGTTTTGAGTTGATGAGGAGGAAAAGTGCATGCCCCATTGAACATTTCATCTCCAAGGTCTTCCAAATGGTTCTTTAGTTGTGAAGGTTCCAAATTAGAGGATTTGTTTTGCTTCAACAATATTACATCTTGACCCCCTATGCTTATCCCAACTATTATATGAGTCCCATATTTTTCTATGAATCTGTAATAAAAAGttacacatatataaacataataaaattttaaaaaaaatactatcACGGTTACAAGACATGAATTGTAGGCTCGCAAGTTTGTTAGAGACATATTATACACTAACAATTTTGTACATATAACATAAGTATATTTACATGCCCTAGTTTTATTTTAGAATAATTTCTTTATATATTTACAATACAACGTATTAAAACACAAATTGTATATAAAAGAAAAGCTATTGGTTGTCGCTGATAAATACAATGAAaatatattatgagaaattaaatatccttctacTTTTTAATCCTAACAATCCGTCTACCcatttaaatgatgacatgtgtcatattagtatcctaaaataGCATTAAATCTCATTAAATAATCATTAAATGTTACACGTATCACCATTTCATTAGATAAAACGATATATAGGAACAAAAAGtaaaaggatatttaatttctcatatatTATACGCCGTTTAAGAATGGAAATGTACAAATCTCTACTAGATAGATAATTTCCAGCAATTATTTTGTGTCCAAATCAATCATTCATTAAGCTTAACTATGGTACCCTACCTTatcaatatataataatccaaaatAAAGTAAATCAATTATATCAAACGTCATGATTATTCAAAAACAAATCATTCACATGTCATTATGATTTAATCTATTTTTGGTAGAAATTTCTATAATTTTCTATAccataaaaaaaagtaaaaaccaATCGCATTCCTTCGAATTCAATATGATAATGAAAAATCAGCCACTGATATTGTTGACTTTTACAAGAATAATTAGCCCAGTCAAACAAGCAAAATGTTTTACCTGGCAGTACTATTGACATTTTTGGAATTCCTTCTGTTCTTTTGAAAAAGTACACGCCTTCATATTATccttaaataaaatatataattctTCTAATTAAAAATTACAAATCTTAACTGAATATCGATTAACAAACTTATAAAT
This window encodes:
- the LOC111904379 gene encoding MACPF domain-containing protein At1g14780, with protein sequence MSEKLVKKAISSLGKGFDLTSDFRLKYCKGKDPLVFLNENESNELLVPGFGSFKGVSPDIKCDKGDRVRYQSDILDFNQMSEVFNKRCSGPGKIPNGFFNAMFAFQSGSWASDAANTKYLGLDGYFIMLFNVHLDRYPLVLSDEVRNAVPSTWDPPALARFIEKYGTHIIVGISIGGQDVILLKQNKSSNLEPSQLKNHLEDLGDEMFNGACTFPPHQLKTTNRNKTPSAFSTVFDPEPMLFNGFSSTATKNGITVMCSKRGGDLTSTTHCEWLLTVPSMPDAISFDFIPITSLLPGVPGKGFLSHAINLYLRYKPPIADLVYFLDFQAHKLWAPIHNDLSLGPTTNRAIKTPALNFNLMGPKLYVNTTQVTISKKPVTGMRLYLEGMKCNRLAIHLQHLSETPILFRDRIGEALNWRGSEDIPDPRFFEPIQWKKFSHVCTAPIKYDPNWALPRKDASFIVTGAQLHVKKHESKSILHLRLLYSRVSSSCVVQSSWTLGQTSSTSQRSGFLSALSTTLTGNPEKEITTANVVVDSGIYPNGPPVEVPSPKLLKFVDMSQVCKGPRDNPGHWLVTGAKLDLDKGKIRLLVKFSLLNIF